Within Sinorhizobium sp. RAC02, the genomic segment GCCATGCGCTGGCGAACGAGGCAACGGCACTCGACGCGCTCATTGCGCAGTTCCGTCTCGGCATGGGAGGGGCTAACTCCCGCCCGGTTGCCGCATCGTCCGCCGAGCATCGCCCGGCGGCATCCGGTGCGCGGGCGCTCGGCAGCAAGCTCACCCGTGCCTTTGGCGGCGGGCTGGCGGCGGCCAGTGCTGCGGCGCAGGACTGGCAAGAGTTCTGAGCCGGTTTCGATGGCTTTCAGGAAAAGGCGGCCCATCCGGCCGCCTTTTTGCTGTGCGTCAGAAAAGCGCACAACTTTTGCGTCGTGCACAGCATTTAACCAGGTTGGCGGCTAACGCTGCGCGCCCTCTATGTTAGGAATGGCTTTATCGTTTTGAAATCGAATGACTATTGATAATTCTTTCGGCTTGGCATGCTTCCTGCTTTCTTGGGGATAGGTCCAGAGGGGACCGAGATAGAAGCGTCCAACGAATGGCGCTCCGGGAAAGCCGCTGGCAGCTCTGTGGGAACCGCAAAGGTTTCGAAGCTGCCAGCGGCTTTGTTGTTTCCGGCCCTTACACGCGGAGGCGTTAGGCGGCTGAAAAACATGATTTATTATATTTTCCTATCACAGCTTTGCCCCGATTGGCTTTTCTCGCGGACTCCGCCACACTTCAGTTCAGGCAAATGAAACAGCTTTGGTGTCGAAACTTGCCAGTCTGATCTACTCGATATAATGAGGACCCATATTAAATGGGGGTTCTGCAACGGTGGAGTCGACAATGACCCGATGGGGGAGAATGTTGCTGGCGGCGGTGGCGGTCTGCGCCATTGCTTCACCAGCCTGGGCTGACGGTCTGGCACGTCCGGTGCGCGTCGCGCCGGTGCAGTTCGAACAGCGCGAACAGACGGTCACCATCACGGGCGAAGTGATTGCGCGCGTGGAGACGGATCTCTCCTTCCGCGTCAGCGGGCGCATCACCGGCTGGTTCGTCGATGTCGGGGACGCGGTCAAGAAGGACCAGGTCCTCGCGCGGCTCGACCCCGAGGAGCAGCGAGCCGACGTGGAGGCCGCGGAAGCCGGTGTTCGCGCGGCCGATGCGCAGTTGCGGCTCGCCCGCACCAATTTCGACCGCCAGAAATCACTTCTCAATGACGGCATCAGCACACGCCGCGATTTCGACGACGCCGAAACGGCGTTGCGCACGGCGGAAAGTTCGCGGGAGGCGGCAATCGCCCAGCGCGGTACTGCGAAGGAACTGCTTTCCTATACGGAACTGCGCGCGCCCACTGATGGTATCGTCACGGCGCGCCTCGCCGAGAGCGGCCAGGTGGCGCAGGCGGCGCAGACCATGTTCACCATTGCCGACACCGGCCCGCGCGATGCCGTCTTCGATGTCTACGAATCCCTGTTCTTCGCGCAGCCGGCGAGGGACGGCGTTGTCGTGACCCTGCTCAGCGATGACAGGATCCGCACGACGGGCACGGTGCGCGAGATTTCACCGACGATCGACGCGGACAAGGGGACCGTGCGCGTGAAGATCGCCATGGACCGGACACCACCTGAAATGACACTTGGTGCCTCCGTTGTTGGTGTCGGCGCGCTGGCGCCGCGTCGGGTCGCGGTGGTGCCCTGGCAAGCCCTTTCCGGCACCGATGGCAAGCCGGCCCTATGGATCGTCGACAAAGCGGACAATACCGTGAGCCTGCGCCCGGTCGAGGTCGCATCCTTCGAGACCGGTGTGGCGCTTATCTCGGGCGGTATCGAAGAAGGCGAGGCCTACGTCTCCGACGGCACAAAGCTGCTTCGACCCGGCCAGACCGTTACCGTGATCGAGGGAGCGACCCAATGAGGATATCCATTCTGCTCGCCACGGTGATCGTCGTCCCATTGGCGCTTGCCGGCTGCAAGAAGGAAGAAGAGGCCGTCGTCCCACCGCGGCCGGTCCTGTCCATGGTCGTCACGCCCACGGCGCTTCCCGGCACGCGCTTTGCCGGTACGGTCCAGGCGAAGGTGCAGGCTACGCTCGGTTCGCGGGTTGCAGGTCGTCTCGTCTCGCGCGCCGTGCATGTCGGTGATCTCGTGAAGAAGGGTGACGTGCTGGCTGTGCTTGACGCGACGGCCTATGAACTGGCCGTGCGTTCGGCGCGTGCGGAACTTTCAAGCGCGGAGGCAACGCTTGCCAGCGCGGTTTCGATCGAAGAGCGGCAGAAGACATTGCTGCAATCGAACGCCGCGGCGAAGGCCGCCGTCGAGAGCGCGGAGCAGTCGCGCGAGGCCGCCGATGCCGGAGTGACGCGGGCGCGCACGGCACTCGTAAAGGCGGAGGAACAGCTTTCCTACACGAGTATCCTGGCGGAGTTCGACGGCGTCGTCGTTGCGACGGGCGCCGAGGTGGGGCAGACCGTTTCGCCCGGCGAGGCGATCGTCACGGTTGCCCGCCCGGACGAGCGGGATGCCGTCGTCGATATCCCGGAGACGGCGGAAGCCATCGCTATCGGCAGCCGGTTCACTGTGTCGTTGCAGATCAATCCTGCCATCACCGTCAAGGGTGTGGTGCGGGAGGTGGCGCCCTCCGCCGATGCCGTGACCCGCACGCGGCGCGTCAAGATCGCGCTGGAAAACCCGCCGGACACGGTGCGTCTCGGCACCACCATCACGGCCGAACTCGAAGGGCCGGACGTCACCGCCATCATGATCCCGGAAACGGCGATTCTGCAGAAGGATGGCAAGCCGAATGTCTGGCTGGTCGATGCGCAGAAGGGCGAGGTGCGTCTGGCACCGATCGAAACGGGTGCTGCGGTCGGCCGGTACCTCCCGGTATCCAGCGGGCTGAAAGCCGGTGACCGCGTCGTCACCGCCGGGGTACACAGCCTCGAAGAAGGCCAGAAAATCAAGGTTGAAGACGAGGCAAGCCTATGAAGAAATTCAACCTTTCGGACTGGGCGCTCGATCACGCATCGCTCGTCTGGTACTTCATGATCGTCTTCGCGCTGCTCGGCTTCTTCACTTACCAGAATCTCGGTCGCGAGGAGGATCCGTCCTTCACGATCAAGACGATGACGATCAGCGCCGCCTGGCCCGGGGCCTCCGTCGAGGAGACCACGTTGCAGGTGACGGAGCGCATCGAGCGCAAGCTGGAAGAGCTGGAATCGCTTGATTTCACCCGCAGCATCACCACGCCTGGCCAGACACTGATCTTCGTCAACCTCAAGCCGACGAC encodes:
- a CDS encoding efflux RND transporter periplasmic adaptor subunit; translation: MRISILLATVIVVPLALAGCKKEEEAVVPPRPVLSMVVTPTALPGTRFAGTVQAKVQATLGSRVAGRLVSRAVHVGDLVKKGDVLAVLDATAYELAVRSARAELSSAEATLASAVSIEERQKTLLQSNAAAKAAVESAEQSREAADAGVTRARTALVKAEEQLSYTSILAEFDGVVVATGAEVGQTVSPGEAIVTVARPDERDAVVDIPETAEAIAIGSRFTVSLQINPAITVKGVVREVAPSADAVTRTRRVKIALENPPDTVRLGTTITAELEGPDVTAIMIPETAILQKDGKPNVWLVDAQKGEVRLAPIETGAAVGRYLPVSSGLKAGDRVVTAGVHSLEEGQKIKVEDEASL
- a CDS encoding efflux RND transporter periplasmic adaptor subunit → MTRWGRMLLAAVAVCAIASPAWADGLARPVRVAPVQFEQREQTVTITGEVIARVETDLSFRVSGRITGWFVDVGDAVKKDQVLARLDPEEQRADVEAAEAGVRAADAQLRLARTNFDRQKSLLNDGISTRRDFDDAETALRTAESSREAAIAQRGTAKELLSYTELRAPTDGIVTARLAESGQVAQAAQTMFTIADTGPRDAVFDVYESLFFAQPARDGVVVTLLSDDRIRTTGTVREISPTIDADKGTVRVKIAMDRTPPEMTLGASVVGVGALAPRRVAVVPWQALSGTDGKPALWIVDKADNTVSLRPVEVASFETGVALISGGIEEGEAYVSDGTKLLRPGQTVTVIEGATQ